A window of the Candidatus Edwardsbacteria bacterium genome harbors these coding sequences:
- a CDS encoding phosphatidate cytidylyltransferase yields the protein MTDQNNNENFRPKDNSFKSRFPTLGLRFLVALLGIPLMLGMSYLGGFWLAGLVAALSFLGLWEFYGLARAKGLHPLTWWGIAGGLLLVIYLSLRWQSLLALLVLWLLLIMSRMVFRDEVEEAISRIGITIMGVLYIPFLFGHMLLLRADYSFTGYKLLFFSMVLVWLCDTGAYFSGMLFGKHPLAPHISPKKSIEGLIGGLLVTIAAAVLLQKWWLWEISVIDSLIMAAGAVVLGTLGDLVESLFKRDASVKDAGNLLPGHGGILDRFDSMLFVIPFVYWYFRLFVIG from the coding sequence ATGACCGATCAAAATAACAACGAAAATTTCCGGCCGAAGGACAACAGCTTTAAAAGCAGGTTTCCCACCCTGGGCTTAAGGTTCCTGGTGGCACTGTTGGGAATTCCTCTGATGCTGGGAATGTCATATTTAGGAGGTTTCTGGTTGGCCGGGCTGGTGGCGGCGCTGTCCTTTTTGGGTTTGTGGGAGTTCTACGGCCTGGCCAGGGCCAAGGGATTGCACCCCCTGACCTGGTGGGGCATTGCCGGAGGCCTTCTGCTGGTCATATATCTGAGCCTTAGATGGCAATCGCTTTTGGCGTTGCTGGTACTATGGCTTCTGCTGATAATGTCCCGGATGGTGTTCAGGGACGAGGTGGAAGAAGCGATCAGCCGGATCGGTATAACAATCATGGGCGTTTTATATATTCCCTTTTTGTTCGGGCATATGCTGTTACTGCGGGCCGACTATAGCTTTACGGGATATAAACTGCTGTTTTTTTCTATGGTATTAGTATGGCTGTGCGATACCGGAGCATATTTTAGTGGCATGCTTTTTGGCAAGCATCCCCTGGCGCCGCATATCAGCCCCAAGAAGTCAATTGAAGGATTGATCGGTGGATTGCTGGTTACCATCGCTGCCGCGGTGCTGCTCCAAAAATGGTGGCTGTGGGAGATCTCGGTCATCGATTCTCTGATCATGGCCGCCGGGGCGGTGGTGCTGGGGACCCTGGGCGACCTGGTGGAATCGCTGTTCAAGCGGGATGCCAGCGTCAAGGATGCCGGCAATCTGCTGCCGGGCCACGGCGGGATACTGGACCGATTCGACAGCATGCTGTTCGTGATACCCTTTGTATACTGGTATTTCCGGCTGTTCGTGATAGGATAG
- a CDS encoding GNAT family N-acetyltransferase, which yields MISYQEHYTRFLGCKLSQDGKLIVCHSPLRDKIEGRRQPLIMSFMNRQQVVVSLSLDLRDKFSRLASTLPQAKRTPKQWFKIVDDFLFVRIRLYNIEHFLRMTVESKNFVEIKKRECVRPMALADKNLILSQGQLPKRGKKYQDHCWEQNIKSIKEGRSFGLIRGRQNLSRATVEPIECGGGNISVATNEKHRKKGYGKMVVSAAVNWCFDHDILPIYYVRSDNIASIALARSLGFKLKASEIIVNHWPGDADKR from the coding sequence ATGATTTCCTACCAGGAACATTATACTCGGTTCCTGGGCTGTAAATTGAGTCAGGACGGAAAATTGATAGTTTGCCATTCACCATTACGGGATAAAATTGAAGGCCGCCGACAACCGCTAATTATGTCGTTCATGAATCGTCAGCAGGTAGTGGTTTCTCTCTCTCTCGACCTTCGGGATAAATTTAGCAGGCTGGCCAGTACACTCCCCCAAGCAAAACGAACGCCGAAGCAATGGTTTAAAATCGTAGATGATTTTCTCTTCGTCAGAATCAGGCTATACAATATCGAGCATTTTCTCAGAATGACGGTTGAATCAAAGAATTTTGTTGAAATAAAAAAACGAGAGTGTGTTCGACCAATGGCTTTAGCTGATAAAAACCTGATATTGAGCCAAGGCCAACTGCCCAAGAGGGGTAAAAAATACCAGGACCATTGCTGGGAACAAAATATTAAAAGCATAAAAGAAGGCCGAAGCTTTGGGTTGATTCGTGGCAGGCAGAACCTAAGCCGGGCTACGGTGGAACCGATAGAATGCGGGGGTGGGAACATTTCCGTGGCGACCAACGAAAAACATCGTAAAAAAGGTTACGGCAAAATGGTGGTCTCTGCCGCGGTCAACTGGTGTTTTGACCATGATATCCTGCCGATATATTATGTGAGATCCGATAATATTGCATCCATTGCTTTGGCCCGGAGCCTGGGGTTTAAGCTTAAAGCCAGTGAGATCATTGTCAACCACTGGCCTGGCGATGCTGACAAAAGATAA
- the nadB gene encoding L-aspartate oxidase: MMPSTDFLVIGSGIAGLTFALKAAEHGKVIIVTKKDDTESNTNYAQGGVAAVFGSDDGIEDHIRDTIEGGAGLCNPEAVRVMVSEGPELVRELSQMGVEFTMTEQGSLDLGKEGGHSKRRIVHAKDYTGFEIERALVAKTRGHSNITVLEHHLAIDLITDRQDEQISCLGAYVLDTRTGEIEGYSAGITFLATGGGGQVYLHTTNPAIATGDGIAMAYRAGATIANMEFVQFHPTTLYQASLDENERSFLISEAVRGEGGVLCDKGGRKFMPGYHPKADLAPRDVVARAIDSELKSSGEMCVFLDISSIGQEKFQKRFPNIFHGCQQRAIDLGRGLIPVVPAAHYICGGVRTDLWGRSDIKRLYSAGETACTGAHGANRLASNSLLEALVFAARAARASSDELKSPGKIQPWDYVGSVQSRERVVVSHNLHAVRLLMWNYVGIVRSDTRLSMAKNRLQAIAGEIRDYYWKYRVTSDLVELRNLVSLAGLIIDCADNRKESRGLHFTQDHPETDDRHFRRDTLINSGHINLS, from the coding sequence ATTATGCCCTCAACTGATTTTCTGGTCATAGGCTCCGGCATCGCCGGGCTGACCTTCGCCCTCAAGGCGGCGGAGCACGGCAAAGTGATCATCGTCACTAAGAAGGACGACACCGAGTCCAACACCAACTACGCCCAGGGCGGGGTGGCGGCGGTGTTCGGCTCCGACGACGGCATTGAGGATCACATCCGCGATACCATCGAGGGCGGGGCCGGATTGTGCAACCCGGAGGCTGTCCGGGTGATGGTCAGCGAGGGGCCGGAGCTGGTTCGGGAACTTTCCCAAATGGGGGTGGAATTCACCATGACCGAACAGGGCTCTCTGGACCTGGGAAAGGAGGGCGGGCATTCCAAAAGAAGGATAGTTCACGCCAAGGACTACACCGGGTTCGAGATCGAGCGGGCCCTGGTGGCCAAGACCCGGGGACATTCCAACATCACCGTGCTGGAGCATCACCTGGCCATAGACCTGATCACCGACCGGCAGGATGAGCAGATCAGTTGCCTGGGGGCTTATGTGCTGGACACCAGGACCGGAGAGATCGAAGGATATTCCGCCGGGATAACCTTTCTGGCCACCGGCGGGGGCGGGCAGGTCTACCTGCATACCACCAACCCGGCCATCGCCACCGGCGACGGCATAGCAATGGCCTATCGGGCCGGGGCCACCATCGCCAACATGGAGTTCGTCCAGTTCCATCCCACCACCCTGTACCAGGCGTCATTGGATGAGAACGAACGCTCCTTTCTGATATCCGAGGCGGTCCGGGGGGAGGGCGGAGTGTTGTGCGATAAGGGTGGCCGGAAATTCATGCCCGGCTATCATCCCAAGGCCGACCTGGCCCCCCGGGATGTGGTGGCCCGGGCCATAGATTCTGAGCTTAAATCATCCGGCGAGATGTGCGTCTTTCTGGACATCTCATCCATCGGACAGGAGAAGTTCCAGAAGAGATTCCCCAACATCTTCCATGGCTGCCAGCAGCGGGCCATAGACCTGGGCCGGGGATTGATCCCGGTGGTGCCGGCTGCCCATTACATCTGCGGCGGGGTAAGGACCGATCTGTGGGGGCGCAGCGATATCAAAAGGCTTTATTCCGCCGGGGAGACCGCCTGCACCGGGGCCCACGGGGCCAACCGGCTGGCATCCAACTCTCTTCTGGAGGCCCTGGTCTTCGCTGCCCGGGCCGCCAGGGCGTCAAGTGACGAGCTAAAATCACCCGGTAAAATTCAGCCGTGGGATTATGTGGGCTCGGTTCAAAGCCGGGAGAGGGTGGTGGTCAGCCATAACCTTCATGCCGTCAGGCTGTTGATGTGGAACTATGTGGGGATAGTGCGCTCCGATACCAGGTTGTCCATGGCCAAAAACAGGCTGCAGGCCATCGCCGGGGAGATCAGGGATTATTACTGGAAATACCGGGTCACGTCCGATCTGGTCGAACTGAGGAACCTGGTAAGCCTGGCCGGACTGATAATCGACTGTGCGGACAATCGCAAGGAATCCCGGGGTCTGCACTTTACCCAGGATCATCCGGAAACAGACGACCGGCATTTCCGGCGGGACACGCTGATCAATTCCGGACATATCAATTTGTCTTGA